ATAATTATTGGTGACCAGCATCCATCATCTTAACTGTCTTTTTCCTTCCCCTCTCCTCCTCTCGCCGCACTGCTCCATCCACGCCCCTTTTGTCTTCTTCTTTCGCTGCCTAAAACACTCCATTATAGACAACATTAATAGCACAACATAAGGCGGAAGCAAAAATGAGCAGTGGCACTGCCGTCCGCCCCCTAAGTCCATTAATTCCCTTATCTCGCCCCAAATTCAACTTCCCCTCGAAATTCACCATCAATAAGCCGTTCTCACTGGCTAAAATTTGCTGCTCCCAGAACTCTACCCCCGAACACCAACAAGTCAACCTTTCAGTTCTTCGCTTCACTCTCGGTATAATCCCCTTTTTTCACTTATTTCTCCTCGTTTGATCGTGTTTTCTGTGAAATTATTGGGGaatttctatcttttttcttatttttgtaagGAATACCTGGATTGGATGAGTCTTACCTGCCGAGATACATTGGATATGCATTTGGGACGCTATTGGTGTTGAATCATTTTGTGGGCTTGGACTCTTCATCCATTACTCCAGCTCAGCTCGTAAGAGTTTCTTGGTTGTCTTTGAATCCTCTTTTTGCTTGCTCTGTTGAGTTGTTGAATGAAATGGGTCTCTATAACTGttgtttttttgtgtgttcCTGTGTTAAAAGTATGGTAATTTAcctaatatatgtttttactACTTGTGCTTTCTTGGTATTTTGTAGAGAACGGAGGTTCTCGGACTTTCTCTGGCTGCATTTTCAGCAGTGGTTCCGTATCTTGGAAAATTTCTCAAGGTAACAACTTTTTTAATTCACTGGAGCTTTGGAAACAAGATGATGTGCTGTAAGTATGCTTTAGCCTTTAGAGTTTTCAGGTTTGTGAGTGCATTAATGGTAGGGAAGAAGCTAAAAGTTGCTGTAGGATCGTTATAAGCTATTTTAATATCATGTTTGATGTGAGGTAATGGTCCCAAATGCCATCCAAATGCCTAAAGAGTTTCTATTGGTTAGCTAGTCTGAATATCCTGTTTAATTTGAAAGAGAAGTTGTTCCGAGCTTGATTTATAGGGAACACAGATGTGCAGAATGGAAATTCTGAGGATGAATTATTGTGTCTCGGCTGGAGAATAAATTTTTGATGAAATGTTCATATATAAGGTGTATGTGAGTAGCAGATATCACAAATTGTGGGTCTTGTTTCCATTTGAGCATTGACTGAATGCAATAGAAATGCTTATAATGTCATTACTTGGATATGCAGGGAGCTAGTCCTAGAGATCAGAAAAGTCTCCCAGAAGGTGCTGAGCAAATCTTCGCCATGTCACAGGATATTGCGGATAACATGAAGGAAGATTTGGCTTGGGGAACTTACATTCTGTTGCGTAATACAAACTCAATATCCGTGGTGTGTTGCCACCTTAAGCCCTTAGCAATTgcatattgagattttttcaggAAGATGAAATcaccaacaaaaaaatgacgcgtacataatttatcaaatgtaTGAGCTCCTTCTTTCTTAAGCTTCCTAACCCTGTAAATGTTGTAGCTTATCTCAGTTCAAGATGCATTATGTGTTCGTGGCTATTGGAATACACCCAAAgatttatcaaaagaaaacattCCTGATTGGTTCAGAGAGCAGATTAAAAAGATTGGATTCTCCAACTTGAAAGATACCATGTATTTCCAGCAGGCTGCAGGTATAAGTTGGTTATTGACGACATAGTGCATTTATCATGTTTGTGCTATTGATtcattttaactttaatttaaatatcatcagcttgataatttaattaacatctGCCTCTCAAGTTATGGTTTATCTTTCTTTCTGATATTTAATGTGAGCTGACAGCAAAATTGCATCAAGAAGATTATAATCATATAACTACCTTATCTTTATTTACCAGTGATGAGCTGACAGCAAAATTGATTGCCAGTTGTCGACTCTTTTCCTTAGgcaccttttcttttcattggtATAGTggggaaaaggagaaaataacgtaaaagttgcaaattttcatttattttccttcTATATTCCACTTGATACGACCATTTCTTTAGTTATGTCAAGTCTAGAATTTCTGGTCTTCAAGTGATTTTAGCCTAGGGCTATTGgttttaagatattttgacATTTCTGATGTGTTACTTCTATGAAATGTATGAACAATTTAGATTCTGAACTGAAGGAGATGGTTCCTGAGGGGACAAGGTCTCTCCTTGTGCAACCTATTCTGAGAGCTCCAAGACTAAGCCCCAATCAAACAGAGAAGCGCGAGGGTTTTCTCTTGTTGGCTTCTAGCATTGATTATGCATATACTGATAAAGACAAGGCATGGATAGCTGCTATTGCGAACAAATTTGGCGGTAGGGATGTGCTTTAATGTTTACCTCTTTCAGATTATTATTAATCTCATTAAGTTATTGTCTATGCTTTTATGGACCTCGGTCATCATTTAACTTCCATTAAAGATATGTTCGCTTGTCTTTGCATAACTAGTTGTCTTATATTCTTTAATAGTTAGATTTACCACTGCAATTGCCATTTCTGAACGTTCCCTAGTGATGTTTATATGGTGCTGCAACTGGCAGATCTTTCATTGAGTGtgtatcagaaaaaaataaaataaaataaatcaggATGAATTTGACTAACCTTtgaaacccccccccccccccaactcAAACAAAAACTACAGaggaaagaatgaaaaaagaagGGTACATGACATTCTTTGATATGCAATTagaatgaattttattttagaaattttactgGGTATAAGTTGTACCTCCTAGGTACGAGGACATTGAGACCCTCAAAAAGGGATTAGAGGTAATTTATCCTTGAAGAATCAGAGGTATATACCTTTTTATCtgtaaaatctttttatttgataagcCTTAAATTGTGTATTCAAAATCATGCCATAGCATTCTCTACTGGATTTTCATAGTTGCATAATGTTCTTGAAGGAAAAAACTTGTTACATGTTTCCTCAAAAGACTATTACAAGAAACATTTCCTCTACCCCAAGATCTTGatctaatatttttccctCATGTTGTAGGATAACAATGGGCTCTTCCCACCTTCAAACATAGAAATCAGAATTCCAGTGCAATATGAAGTTCATTGATGCTTGGTTTCTACAAGAACTTCTCCAAACCATACACTAGACTCTGCAAAGGGAAACATCAACTTCGTCTAGGATTAAGACAAGCTTTTAAGACAAATAGaaacatgaaattttaataattccaTTACCTTGAGGCGCACAACTTTTCTGATGGCTAGAAGTAGTCCTGGCATGAGAGATTGAACATCTGTGATATCATGTTTCAGGGTGTAAACCTGtccagaaaatcaaattatattgagTATAAACCTGCAGATTCTTGTCTTACAGAATGAAGTGTTCTAGACAAGCTACCTCGCCTGGTCGGGAAAAATAGACTGTTGTACTGGATGGGAGGCCAGGAAGTACCATACTGTGCACCCTCACTCCATCTTCCCCAATAACTTGACCCCTCGCCTGGCATACCAAGAATGATAATGTTGCAGGGTAAAGTGACACATTAGTTCGTATGCATTTCCAATTGAATATACACTCGGTATAATTTGAGTATGAGCAATATTAAACTAAGTTTGCATTTCCGCTTACCGGAATGTCTGTTGAAATATCTTCTCTATTGTACATCTGACCAAGGTTGGTGATATTGTTTGCTATTTGTATTGCATCCTGTGATGGAAAATCCTGTTCCATGAACATAAACTGATTGCTTAGAATATACTTGTTATGTCTTTGCTATTGCATTGCGCATACAATTATGCAAACCACAAATATGTTCTCGTTTTCAGTCATGTGTTCAACTGCTTTGCCATCTGCTCTAGGGAATTCATATAAAAGACAATAACATAAATAAGTGTGAATGAAAACATTACATGGATATCCCCGAAGTTTAGacatattataaaacaatactttccattttgtaaaaataacaCTGTTTTGCCTGCACCCATgttttacattatatattcCTCCTCCTTAAATTACATGTTTCACTTTGAGCTTACTTTGATTTATCTGAACATATTTTCTCCAATgtgaaagaaattacaagtTCTAACTGTTGTAGGGTTTTGGGGGGGCTTGTCTTGGGGCCCAAAGGATGTAAAAGGTATGCCTGAAATTATGGTGAAATTAAGAGGTTCTAGGCTTGACGGAGTACAGGttgtttgaaattgaaatcaaagaaTTCCAGGCTGGTCCAGCTCTGAGGTGGGCCGAATGGAAAGTTGACAAACACTGCTTTATTGCTGTTTTAATGGAAATGAAAAGGATGATTGGAGGGAGTTTTGGCCTCATTCTTCATGTGCTCATCTCAAATACTATATActaatccttttcttttccagaTTTGGGATTGAGTAATGATTTGTACATGCATATACAGTggaaatcaaatatattcttattatatattaataaaaattattacaaaaactaaATTCGCTCGAGTCCTGTAACTTGAGGCTGCCTATATCTAACTCccgatttatatatatttgcaaagAGATAAAACTGTACGGTACTCTATTCATACCATAAAgttacatacacatatatatacacacacatacgtGGAGTTATACCAGTTTTATCTTAGTATTGAAGCACAATTATTCtcatattatgaaaaaaatgaaaatcacaaTATTGGGTGGTTgtgaatttataatataggtCTCAACGTTGTCAAGAATCAAGTCTACATGAACAGAATATGAGAGGCAAAAATGGTGTTGTgctctaaatataattttaaagaagaGCTTTTTCCAATTTGGTCTGTAAAAATAGTGTCTCCGATCCATTGTCGGCAGGACCGGCTCTTTACTGTCGGTGTCGAATCTGGAATTCTCAAACCTAATTTGGatgtttctttcaattttaaagttttaagcTTGGCGCCTTACACGTTTTGGGCCAATTTAACCCTCtcatttcttaattatttattccataAATTAGTAGTTTATAAGAACAAGATTTGTACCGAGGATGCCTTAATTTAGTGATTAAGGTTGAAATCCCATGAACAAGTTTGAAACTATGAATTCGAGTTTTATCTTATGTGTATGAGTGtttgtctcattttatataaaagtattgtATTTCGTTTcataatgtttaattatattgatgtatcaAACagtttattgaaatattaatatattcaaataattatcgATTCTGTCTtgaaaacaagaacaagattTTGTGGGTTCTATTTCTATagataattctaatatttattttacttttcgAGTAATTTCTATGCTGATTTAAGAATTCCCATTAAGTGAGAATGGGAGGAGTACTTACAAGAGCAGGAGCAGGTCTTGATTCAACAATCTCGACATTGTTGTAATGAAAAGAGGCTGAAATTGCAGCCTGTTGAAGTAGAATGGATCCGATGGACAGAGTTGGAGCTACTATACAACCCTGATTAAAATACGCAGTATCATTATAATGTAAAAACATACATGTTAGaataattaatcctattatttattcatagcAAAAGATTATtgcaataattatatgatttatgatgatgatgtgaaaTTGCAGCTCACCCTGTGCTCACCATGCTGGCTTTTTCACAGAATGCTGATAATGCAGAAACTGTCTCCATTTTGAGACGGGGCACATAGACTACACTCTTCATTCCAAATGCTGTTGCCTgattattacatttaacatataaacaaaatttaattaaccttAACCTTAATTtagtgtaataaattaatagtaatacTATGTAGAGGAAAATGATGTGGTACCATACCTGTTTGACATTGTCATAAACTGTTGAAGGGTCGGTGAAATCCACCACAACCGCACTTGCTTTTGACTgccaaaaattttcatacaaaaacTTTAATTATGTTCTTCTAGACACCGTAATAtgtaatatgtaatatttatttgtatataattagataaatacgatataaaatttatatataaaaattaaataaagaatgcGACTTTAAGTAAGATCATGATCACCTGGGATATAGACCCTAGAACCATAGTAAGGTCATTCATTATGGGTATTTCCAAAGCCTCCTCCATGTCACAAACCTAAACAATATCGTTGTATCCaaccccaaaaaataaaaaaaaaaaattcaaatttatgaatattttaaataattaacataattggtaaattacaacaaatttcTTTGAGGTTTgtcgtaattataaatattttcttattatttgaaaaattacaaatatttctcttgacaatatataataaggagtatttgttagacgatcatTAATTCTATAAggacatttattattatagtaaattttggagagcttgttgtaatttaccctaacaTAAAAAGAGAATGAACCTTTCCTATGTCTTCTCCAACAAGATAAGAGTCAATTGCACCAGCCACCTCCATCCCTCTTGCCTTTGTCACAGCAACCACAGCTGCCCTACCAATTTCCTTAGCTCCTCCATTTATGATCACCTCTTCCCCACATCCAACGAACACCAAAATTCTTAGTTTTTTGtagtaaaacaaaaatagaactAATTATAAGGACATACATTTGacgtaatatatatatatatatatattaccttaatattgGTCTGAGAGGGCTGCTGCATGGAGCAAGAAATGTACGGAACTCTCTTGATACATCTGTAGGGTGTGTGACGGAGTTTGCAGCTCAATGCAGGTGCCATGGATGGTGGTGATGAGGAATATTGGAAGCTCTCTGCCAAACAGGGAATTGGATAACTTTACTTAGTGTATTACCTTGTGGTTGGATTGGAGATAAggtgtttgtgtgttttttgtttgGAGGGAGACGTGGGGAGTGTTGGCCCATGTTTGGGgttgaagataaaattatgttatgaAATTGGAATATTAGGGATAAAGTTGGGATGGAGTAAGAATAgaaggcaaaattgcaaaattaatccCATAGTTTGGATCGTTTTATGCTTGACAccatgttttataaaatttttacattaactCCATATTACGTTAAAAGTTGCAAAAAAGACTCTTTCTGTGtgggtttattttttaaaaatattttggacttatttttgcaattcttAATTGAACTTGAgtgaatattataattccataaaatttggggtcaaatataaaataatcctAAATTTTATCAAGGGTAGAACGTGAAGTTCAGAAAGTGATGAGTGGAGGAGAAAGCGGCTTACATGGAGGGTGCACGTGGGGTTATCCCAACATCACGTGCGTGTCAATCTCTTAAAAAGGACCAAGTGAATTGTTTGGCTGAAGGGCATGTTGCTCTTAATCTTTGGATTTGCTTCTTTTGTCTGCCATGTTGTCACGAGCTTTTCTCTTTGCTTGTTgggatttattaaatttgattacaatttatatgtatggaaattctaaaataaaatagtatttatttaataggaTAAATAGGTTTcgatcaattataaaattcaaaaactagtataaaaatttatgaatatccaaattaatattcatactTTACTGTTGTGTCTGATTGTATTAGACATTGATGCAAATTTGTCACATTCCAATCTTTCGCCTTTCCAGTCCCACCTTTTTAGCTCTATTTCCTCTATTAATTACTTCATCAAAATCTTtcgggactaaaaatataaaatatcacacattttaaaaatgcatTCATGTTTGAAATAGAGTTTGATTCTCCCAAATACATATTGGAATAAGAACTTCTTTGAGATAAACCATATCTAGGATAGAgtctgtaatttttcaattatgtattaGGATATGTACTCCTCTTGAGGATAGGATTATGTACACCTATGCATGGTTGTGATCAAATTACAATACAGGAATACAAATGTGATACAAAATGAGTTGATCACAATACTCTcttcaattctctctctatgtTCTTCCTTGGAGTATCACCATAGGCTCCTTAGATTTGATGTGTTAAGTAGATTACTCTAAAGGTGAACCACTAAAGCGAGTAAGGTACGTGGTGTGCACAAGATTTTGAGCAAGATTCAACGTGGGgtagattttgaaaatatttgtgggTTGACTTTGAATCAACGAGAAAGATAATGCGTTCGTGATCCATAAAGGACATGGGTTAGTAGACGAGGTTGATCCGTATGCGGGATCAACATGCTTTCACTACTTAAGGTTAATTCGATCTACAATTATGTGCTTATATGATTAACATTTGTGTGcacataatcatttaattatatataagatcTATTAATgagataatatttaaattatctattgctttttttaataatttaatattttaaaaaagatatttttttccaataaacATATATCAACTATGgacacaaaatttaattgactgAGAAAtgtatgttttttatattaatatttgatgatgGAAGATATGAAACTAATATCgatgaatttaattgaataataaatgaatattgtAAAgttaattaagattattatggCAACCTACCactgaaattttaatttcacaaatcaaaatttgagagagaaattaattataggcCTATATAAGCATGAGCAAATCCTATTGAGATGATTGAGTGGAAGAGTATTATTTGATGAGTTGTAAGTCCTTGAATTTGAGCAATTGAGCAAATAATAGGCCTACATGACAGCTCACAAATTATGTCATATATCCTCTCAATAACAGAGGTTTGACTTATTATgattatacattaatttaagggataattatatttacaccccctaacttattatttttttacacaaatcactctCGCCTTATCAAAAATTACAGCAACCATTCGTGTCAGCCTTTAAAACCCCAAAGTATCTCTATTGAGTTGGtcaaattttaacttaatttttcaatgacAGAAATGCTCTTAGAGGTGTTTTGTAATTACTAAAAGGTAGAGGGTGTGTCAAAGTAATGTTTATGGGGATGAATAATATGacattgtatatttttttattatttatattaatttttaattattttattaattttttaatcaaatctctatataaagttatacttttaataattacaatattaaattatttaattaatatattaataaaattaattactagattacaagtttaaaattaaaagtctatcacacttttataaattattaaaattaaaagattatttattctttatttttatttataattaaattttactaaaattaatacattataatttaaaataatttacgcagattatataaattatattagaattaataaaataaaataatttatttaataaaaatattttaaattattaaatatatttttttaaaagtattttttcttttcagtcCTATCGCCGTGCCCAACCTCAACTCCTACTTGTGCTCTCGTTCCCACCATCCCATTGCGGCTTATGGCTTTGCCCAGCCTTTTACCTTCTTCTACCATcgttcatcataaaaatatgtatgtatgaatatataaatatgtgcaattatatacatatttatatatttatattgtataaacttatgtacatatatgtataacttaataatttaaataaaatttagttataaataaaaaaagatgaatattaatgttttaataattaaaaggtgtagttttatataaagatttaataaaataatttaaatttaaattaaaaattagtataaataataaaaaaatatttgggatCATATTGTTCATCCCCATAAACATTACTTTCACATCCCCTCACCTTTTGGTAATTACAAAACACCTCTGACAGCATTTCtatcattgaaaaattaagttaaagtTTGACCAAGTCAACGAggtattttagaattttaaaaactgTCAGGgatgatttctgtaattttaaaaaaatgtaggaatgatttatgtaaaagaataataaataaggggatgtaaatataattatactttaatttaaattacagaCATTTGGCTCTACATAATCTATTATAATGCAAATGGGTTGAGTTTATTTTCAGGGGAATTATGAATTATGTCCTCTGAATTTCAGACTCATTTGCATTGGCAGCAGAAAATTGAATTGTGTGTTATTTCACCCATATTTCAGACTTTACAAATGTAAACAATTACATACCACTTAGAATTATGGCTCAGTGGTTTAGATTCGAATACTTATCAACTATAAGGATCTTGGCAGATACATATAATGCATGCATAATCCTTCTTAATGGGTCTGTAGAACGTCAcctttattatgtaatataaaagaatatataaataattatatgattgataatatttaagatattaaattacataaaacaaaTGGTGTGCAATAAATCAGCaccaatatatatgtatataaaaagttaGTTTATTAGgttagagaaaaaaagaaaaaagggagaaTGATGAAATATTCAATGTTGGAGATGTGATGACACATACTTAATTGGAAAGGGAGTGCTATAGACATATATAGCTACTTATTacttatttgtattttctactacattattctttaaatattaataagacACATCTGACTTCATCCCCTAATCATACTTAATTTTCCCCATCAttacaacatcatatatatatatatattcttaaattgCTTTGTGTTTTGGATGCTATGGGAAATCCCCTATAGCTAAAGGAATAAAGGTGGGAGAAGTAAATACGACTAACATATATAGTAATTCTTTTGTAGGTCATTGACCATATTGAACACGTTTATGACAcacaattattattcaaatagtGAGCTCGTTGTTTTACTCGCGTCAAAAACGTTccaaagtttataaattttttaaaatcgtctggcaaaatttgttttgaagagcttataaaatattaaaataaaatatttccagtcttataaaatctttaataaaaagttaccTCCAtcaaacttttattaaaacGTCTTATAAgctcattaattttaatatttattaaataaaaacacaccaataattttgttagtatttcaCTTTTATCTTTCATATAATTGACATTTTTCCTCTcaaaattaagcaaaattatctatttatataattttaaattttgataatctGATGGcgttttttttgtcattattacagtataaaaaattattatgccaaacactctaacatcttataagatctggtattttatttatccacacactttaaaattttattttaaaatataatttttttaaaaaaatttcaaataagttGAGCCAACCACCCTTTAAATCTATCAATCTTGACATACATATTTTTGATGTAAAGCTTTAACAAAAACTAGGCCTACCAAAAAATGCGAAGAATACTATGATTCGAATAGATTGTCCTCCACATCAACTTCAAGTTAGTTCATATTGACGTACGTGCAAGCAAATGATTTGTTAAGGTTAGGTGTGGCTGAACGATGGAGTATCCGTAGGTTGCATCTTTCAATGACTGCTAGATTTTCAGTTTCGTCCGACCGTTGGGCTTCAATATTGTTGTCATaagtatataatatgattattcacaaaaaagctataaataccttcttttttttttttaaaaaaaatatcaattatgcCACAAGATTCGCGTTCCTACTTCAGATCAGGTCGCCTGACCCGACCCTATCGGAAAACCACAAATCATCCA
This region of Sesamum indicum cultivar Zhongzhi No. 13 linkage group LG4, S_indicum_v1.0, whole genome shotgun sequence genomic DNA includes:
- the LOC105160515 gene encoding dihydrodipicolinate reductase-like protein CRR1, chloroplastic isoform X1, with the protein product MAPALSCKLRHTPYRCIKRVPYISCSMQQPSQTNIKVIINGGAKEIGRAAVVAVTKARGMEVAGAIDSYLVGEDIGKVCDMEEALEIPIMNDLTMVLGSISQSKASAVVVDFTDPSTVYDNVKQATAFGMKSVVYVPRLKMETVSALSAFCEKASMGCIVAPTLSIGSILLQQAAISASFHYNNVEIVESRPAPALDFPSQDAIQIANNITNLGQMYNREDISTDIPARGQVIGEDGVRVHSMVLPGLPSSTTVYFSRPGEVYTLKHDITDVQSLMPGLLLAIRKVVRLKVMELLKFHVSICLKSLS
- the LOC105160516 gene encoding protein COFACTOR ASSEMBLY OF COMPLEX C SUBUNIT B CCB2, chloroplastic isoform X2, which encodes MSSGTAVRPLSPLIPLSRPKFNFPSKFTINKPFSLAKICCSQNSTPEHQQVNLSVLRFTLGIPGLDESYLPRYIGYAFGTLLVLNHFVGLDSSSITPAQLRTEVLGLSLAAFSAVVPYLGKFLKGASPRDQKSLPEGAEQIFAMSQDIADNMKEDLAWGTYILLRNTNSISVLISVQDALCVRGYWNTPKDLSKENIPDWFREQIKKIGFSNLKDTMYFQQAADSELKEMVPEGTRSLLVQPILRAPRLSPNQTEKREGFLLLASSIDYAYTDKDKAWIAAIANKFGGTRTLRPSKRD
- the LOC105160515 gene encoding dihydrodipicolinate reductase-like protein CRR1, chloroplastic isoform X2 — its product is MAPALSCKLRHTPYRCIKRVPYISCSMQQPSQTNIKVIINGGAKEIGRAAVVAVTKARGMEVAGAIDSYLVGEDIGKVCDMEEALEIPIMNDLTMVLGSISQSKASAVVVDFTDPSTVYDNVKQATAFGMKSVVYVPRLKMETVSALSAFCEKASMGCIVAPTLSIGSILLQQAAISASFHYNNVEIVESRPAPALDFPSQDAIQIANNITNLGQMYNREDISTDIPARGQVIGEDGVRVHSMVLPGLPSSTTVYFSRPGEVYTLKHDITDVQSLMPGLLLAIRKVVRLKSLVYGLEKFL
- the LOC105160516 gene encoding protein COFACTOR ASSEMBLY OF COMPLEX C SUBUNIT B CCB2, chloroplastic isoform X4 codes for the protein MSSGTAVRPLSPLIPLSRPKFNFPSKFTINKPFSLAKICCSQNSTPEHQQVNLSVLRFTLGIPGLDESYLPRYIGYAFGTLLVLNHFVGLDSSSITPAQLRTEVLGLSLAAFSAVVPYLGKFLKGASPRDQKSLPEGAEQIFAMSQDIADNMKEDLAWGTYILLRNTNSISVLISVQDALCVRGYWNTPKDLSKENIPDWFREQIKKIGFSNLKDTMYFQQAADSELKEMVPEGTRSLLVQPILRAPRLSPNQTEKREGFLLLASSIDYAYTDKDKAWIAAIANKFGE
- the LOC105160516 gene encoding protein COFACTOR ASSEMBLY OF COMPLEX C SUBUNIT B CCB2, chloroplastic isoform X1; its protein translation is MSSGTAVRPLSPLIPLSRPKFNFPSKFTINKPFSLAKICCSQNSTPEHQQVNLSVLRFTLGIPGLDESYLPRYIGYAFGTLLVLNHFVGLDSSSITPAQLRTEVLGLSLAAFSAVVPYLGKFLKGASPRDQKSLPEGAEQIFAMSQDIADNMKEDLAWGTYILLRNTNSISVLISVQDALCVRGYWNTPKDLSKENIPDWFREQIKKIGFSNLKDTMYFQQAADSELKEMVPEGTRSLLVQPILRAPRLSPNQTEKREGFLLLASSIDYAYTDKDKAWIAAIANKFGGFWGGLSWGPKDVKGMPEIMVKLRGSRLDGVQVV
- the LOC105160516 gene encoding protein COFACTOR ASSEMBLY OF COMPLEX C SUBUNIT B CCB2, chloroplastic isoform X3: MSSGTAVRPLSPLIPLSRPKFNFPSKFTINKPFSLAKICCSQNSTPEHQQVNLSVLRFTLGIPGLDESYLPRYIGYAFGTLLVLNHFVGLDSSSITPAQLRTEVLGLSLAAFSAVVPYLGKFLKGASPRDQKSLPEGAEQIFAMSQDIADNMKEDLAWGTYILLRNTNSISVLISVQDALCVRGYWNTPKDLSKENIPDWFREQIKKIGFSNLKDTMYFQQAADSELKEMVPEGTRSLLVQPILRAPRLSPNQTEKREGFLLLASSIDYAYTDKDKAWIAAIANKFGG